The following are encoded in a window of Balaenoptera ricei isolate mBalRic1 chromosome 1, mBalRic1.hap2, whole genome shotgun sequence genomic DNA:
- the PPM1J gene encoding protein phosphatase 1J isoform X2, which translates to MLNRVRSAVAHLVSSGGAPPPRPKSPDLPNSTSAPPAAPPQAPRSPPARAGSGSAAPAKTVEARASFSRPTFLQLSPGGLRRADDHAGRAVQSPPDTGRRLPWSTGYAEVINAGKSRHNEDQACCEVVYVEGRRSVSGAPREPSRGQGLCFYYWGLFDGHAGGRAAEMASRLLHRHIREQLKDLVEILQDPSPPPLCLPSTPGAPGSSDSSHLVGPQSCWSSQKEVTHESLVVGAIENAFQLMDEQMARERRGHQVEGGCCALVVVYLLGKVYVANAGDSRAIIVRNGEIIPMSREFTPETERQRLQTLGFLKPELLGGEFTHLEFPRRVQPKELGQRMLYRDQNMTGWAYKKIELEDLRFPLVCGEGKKARMMATIGVTRGLGDHNLRVCSSTLPIKPFLSSFPEVSHMGASLAFPALGVSGQLSPKVALSPSSLCTLSPHQVRVYDLTQYEHCPDDVLVLGTDGLWDVTSDCEVAATVDRVLSAYEPNDPSRYTALAQALVLGARGTPRDRGWRLPNNKLGSGDDISVFVIPLGGPGSYS; encoded by the exons ATGCTAAACCGGGTGCGCTCGGCCGTGGCGCACCTGGTGAGCTCTGGGGGCGCCCCGCCTCCGCGCCCCAAGTCGCCGGACCTGCCCAACTCGACCTCGGCGCCACCCGCCGCCCCTCCACAAGCTCCCAGAAGCCCTCCGGCTAGGGCTGGGAGCGGGAGTGCGGCGCCCGCGAAGACAGTAGAGGCTCGAGCAAGCTTCTCCCGACCGACCTTTCTGCAGCTGAGCCCTGGGGGCCTGCGACGCGCCGATGACCACGCTGGCCGGGCTGTGCAAAGCCCCCCGGACACCGGCCGTCGCCTGCCTTGGAGCACGGGCTACGCCGA GGTCATCAACGCTGGCAAGAGCCGGCACAATGAGGACCAGGCTTGCTGTGAAGTGGTGTATGTGGAAGGTCGGAGGAGTGTTTCAGGGGCACCGAGGGAGCCTAGCCGAGGCCAG GGACTCTGCTTCTACTACTGGGGCCTGTTTGATGGGCACGCAGGGGGCAGAGCTGCCGAAATGGCCTCTAGGCTCCTGCATCGCCACATTCGGGAGCAGCTAAAGGACCTGGTGGAGATACTCCAGGACCCCTCGCCACCTCCCCTCTGCCTCCCGTCCACCCCGGGGGCTCCAGGTTCCTCTGATTCCTCTCACTTGGTTGGTCCTCAGTCCTGCTGGTCTTCGCAGAAGGAAGTGACTCATGAGAGCCTGGTAGTGGGTGCCATTGAGAATGCCTTCCAGCTCATG GATGAGCAGATGGCCCGGGAGCGGCGTGGCCACCAAGTGGAGGGGGGCTGCTGTGCACTGGTTGTGGTCTACTTGCTAGGCAAGGTGTACGTAGCCAATGCAGGTGACAGCAG AGCCATCATTGTCCGGAATGGAGAAATCATTCCAATGTCACGGGAGTTCACCCCGGAGACTGAGCGCCAGCGTCTTCAGACGCTT GGCTTCCTGAAACCAGAGCTGCTGGGTGGTGAATTCACCCACCTTGAGTTCCCCCGCAGAGTTCAGCCTAAGGAGCTGGGGCAGAGGATGCTGTACCGGGACCAGAACATGACTGGCTG ggcctACAAAAAGATCGAGCTGGAGGATCTCAGGTTTCCTCTGGTCTGTGGGGAGGGCAAAAAG GCTCGAATGATGGCCACCATTGGGGTGACCCGGGGCTTGGGAGACCACAACCTCAGGGTCTGCAGTTCTACCCTGCCCATcaagcccttcctctcctctttccctgagGTGAGCCACATGGGAGCCTCCTTAGCCTTCCCTGCTCTGGGGGTCTCAGGCCAGCTTTCTCCCAAGGTCGCTTTATCCCCAAGCTCCCTCTGcaccctctctccccaccagGTACGAGTGTATGACCTGACGCAGTATGAGCACTGCCCAGATGACGTGCTAGTCCTGGGAACAGATGGGCTGTGGGATGTCACCAGTGACTGTGAGGTAGCTGCCACTGTGGACAGGGTGCTGTCAGCCTATGAGCCCAATGACCCCAGCAG GTACACAGCTCTGGCCCAAGCTCTGGTCCTGGGGGCCCGGGGCACCCCCCGGGACCGTGGTTGGCGTCTCCCCAACAACAAGCTGGGTTCCGGGGATGACATCTCGGTCTTCGTCATCCCCCTGGGAGGGCCAGGCAGCTACTCCTGA
- the PPM1J gene encoding protein phosphatase 1J isoform X1 codes for MASRLLHRHIREQLKDLVEILQDPSPPPLCLPSTPGAPGSSDSSHLVGPQSCWSSQKEVTHESLVVGAIENAFQLMDEQMARERRGHQVEGGCCALVVVYLLGKVYVANAGDSRAIIVRNGEIIPMSREFTPETERQRLQTLGFLKPELLGGEFTHLEFPRRVQPKELGQRMLYRDQNMTGWAYKKIELEDLRFPLVCGEGKKARMMATIGVTRGLGDHNLRVCSSTLPIKPFLSSFPEVRVYDLTQYEHCPDDVLVLGTDGLWDVTSDCEVAATVDRVLSAYEPNDPSRYTALAQALVLGARGTPRDRGWRLPNNKLGSGDDISVFVIPLGGPGSYS; via the exons ATGGCCTCTAGGCTCCTGCATCGCCACATTCGGGAGCAGCTAAAGGACCTGGTGGAGATACTCCAGGACCCCTCGCCACCTCCCCTCTGCCTCCCGTCCACCCCGGGGGCTCCAGGTTCCTCTGATTCCTCTCACTTGGTTGGTCCTCAGTCCTGCTGGTCTTCGCAGAAGGAAGTGACTCATGAGAGCCTGGTAGTGGGTGCCATTGAGAATGCCTTCCAGCTCATG GATGAGCAGATGGCCCGGGAGCGGCGTGGCCACCAAGTGGAGGGGGGCTGCTGTGCACTGGTTGTGGTCTACTTGCTAGGCAAGGTGTACGTAGCCAATGCAGGTGACAGCAG AGCCATCATTGTCCGGAATGGAGAAATCATTCCAATGTCACGGGAGTTCACCCCGGAGACTGAGCGCCAGCGTCTTCAGACGCTT GGCTTCCTGAAACCAGAGCTGCTGGGTGGTGAATTCACCCACCTTGAGTTCCCCCGCAGAGTTCAGCCTAAGGAGCTGGGGCAGAGGATGCTGTACCGGGACCAGAACATGACTGGCTG ggcctACAAAAAGATCGAGCTGGAGGATCTCAGGTTTCCTCTGGTCTGTGGGGAGGGCAAAAAG GCTCGAATGATGGCCACCATTGGGGTGACCCGGGGCTTGGGAGACCACAACCTCAGGGTCTGCAGTTCTACCCTGCCCATcaagcccttcctctcctctttccctgag GTACGAGTGTATGACCTGACGCAGTATGAGCACTGCCCAGATGACGTGCTAGTCCTGGGAACAGATGGGCTGTGGGATGTCACCAGTGACTGTGAGGTAGCTGCCACTGTGGACAGGGTGCTGTCAGCCTATGAGCCCAATGACCCCAGCAG GTACACAGCTCTGGCCCAAGCTCTGGTCCTGGGGGCCCGGGGCACCCCCCGGGACCGTGGTTGGCGTCTCCCCAACAACAAGCTGGGTTCCGGGGATGACATCTCGGTCTTCGTCATCCCCCTGGGAGGGCCAGGCAGCTACTCCTGA
- the PPM1J gene encoding protein phosphatase 1J isoform X5 codes for MLNRVRSAVAHLVSSGGAPPPRPKSPDLPNSTSAPPAAPPQAPRSPPARAGSGSAAPAKTVEARASFSRPTFLQLSPGGLRRADDHAGRAVQSPPDTGRRLPWSTGYAEVINAGKSRHNEDQACCEVVYVEGRRSVSGAPREPSRGQGLCFYYWGLFDGHAGGRAAEMASRLLHRHIREQLKDLVEILQDPSPPPLCLPSTPGAPGSSDSSHLVGPQSCWSSQKEVTHESLVVGAIENAFQLMDEQMARERRGHQVEGGCCALVVVYLLGKVYVANAGDSRAIIVRNGEIIPMSREFTPETERQRLQTLARMMATIGVTRGLGDHNLRVCSSTLPIKPFLSSFPEVRVYDLTQYEHCPDDVLVLGTDGLWDVTSDCEVAATVDRVLSAYEPNDPSRYTALAQALVLGARGTPRDRGWRLPNNKLGSGDDISVFVIPLGGPGSYS; via the exons ATGCTAAACCGGGTGCGCTCGGCCGTGGCGCACCTGGTGAGCTCTGGGGGCGCCCCGCCTCCGCGCCCCAAGTCGCCGGACCTGCCCAACTCGACCTCGGCGCCACCCGCCGCCCCTCCACAAGCTCCCAGAAGCCCTCCGGCTAGGGCTGGGAGCGGGAGTGCGGCGCCCGCGAAGACAGTAGAGGCTCGAGCAAGCTTCTCCCGACCGACCTTTCTGCAGCTGAGCCCTGGGGGCCTGCGACGCGCCGATGACCACGCTGGCCGGGCTGTGCAAAGCCCCCCGGACACCGGCCGTCGCCTGCCTTGGAGCACGGGCTACGCCGA GGTCATCAACGCTGGCAAGAGCCGGCACAATGAGGACCAGGCTTGCTGTGAAGTGGTGTATGTGGAAGGTCGGAGGAGTGTTTCAGGGGCACCGAGGGAGCCTAGCCGAGGCCAG GGACTCTGCTTCTACTACTGGGGCCTGTTTGATGGGCACGCAGGGGGCAGAGCTGCCGAAATGGCCTCTAGGCTCCTGCATCGCCACATTCGGGAGCAGCTAAAGGACCTGGTGGAGATACTCCAGGACCCCTCGCCACCTCCCCTCTGCCTCCCGTCCACCCCGGGGGCTCCAGGTTCCTCTGATTCCTCTCACTTGGTTGGTCCTCAGTCCTGCTGGTCTTCGCAGAAGGAAGTGACTCATGAGAGCCTGGTAGTGGGTGCCATTGAGAATGCCTTCCAGCTCATG GATGAGCAGATGGCCCGGGAGCGGCGTGGCCACCAAGTGGAGGGGGGCTGCTGTGCACTGGTTGTGGTCTACTTGCTAGGCAAGGTGTACGTAGCCAATGCAGGTGACAGCAG AGCCATCATTGTCCGGAATGGAGAAATCATTCCAATGTCACGGGAGTTCACCCCGGAGACTGAGCGCCAGCGTCTTCAGACGCTT GCTCGAATGATGGCCACCATTGGGGTGACCCGGGGCTTGGGAGACCACAACCTCAGGGTCTGCAGTTCTACCCTGCCCATcaagcccttcctctcctctttccctgag GTACGAGTGTATGACCTGACGCAGTATGAGCACTGCCCAGATGACGTGCTAGTCCTGGGAACAGATGGGCTGTGGGATGTCACCAGTGACTGTGAGGTAGCTGCCACTGTGGACAGGGTGCTGTCAGCCTATGAGCCCAATGACCCCAGCAG GTACACAGCTCTGGCCCAAGCTCTGGTCCTGGGGGCCCGGGGCACCCCCCGGGACCGTGGTTGGCGTCTCCCCAACAACAAGCTGGGTTCCGGGGATGACATCTCGGTCTTCGTCATCCCCCTGGGAGGGCCAGGCAGCTACTCCTGA
- the PPM1J gene encoding protein phosphatase 1J isoform X4, whose translation MLNRVRSAVAHLVSSGGAPPPRPKSPDLPNSTSAPPAAPPQAPRSPPARAGSGSAAPAKTVEARASFSRPTFLQLSPGGLRRADDHAGRAVQSPPDTGRRLPWSTGYAEVINAGKSRHNEDQACCEVVYVEGRRSVSGAPREPSRGQGLCFYYWGLFDGHAGGRAAEMASRLLHRHIREQLKDLVEILQDPSPPPLCLPSTPGAPGSSDSSHLVGPQSCWSSQKEVTHESLVVGAIENAFQLMDEQMARERRGHQVEGGCCALVVVYLLGKVAIIVRNGEIIPMSREFTPETERQRLQTLGFLKPELLGGEFTHLEFPRRVQPKELGQRMLYRDQNMTGWAYKKIELEDLRFPLVCGEGKKARMMATIGVTRGLGDHNLRVCSSTLPIKPFLSSFPEVRVYDLTQYEHCPDDVLVLGTDGLWDVTSDCEVAATVDRVLSAYEPNDPSRYTALAQALVLGARGTPRDRGWRLPNNKLGSGDDISVFVIPLGGPGSYS comes from the exons ATGCTAAACCGGGTGCGCTCGGCCGTGGCGCACCTGGTGAGCTCTGGGGGCGCCCCGCCTCCGCGCCCCAAGTCGCCGGACCTGCCCAACTCGACCTCGGCGCCACCCGCCGCCCCTCCACAAGCTCCCAGAAGCCCTCCGGCTAGGGCTGGGAGCGGGAGTGCGGCGCCCGCGAAGACAGTAGAGGCTCGAGCAAGCTTCTCCCGACCGACCTTTCTGCAGCTGAGCCCTGGGGGCCTGCGACGCGCCGATGACCACGCTGGCCGGGCTGTGCAAAGCCCCCCGGACACCGGCCGTCGCCTGCCTTGGAGCACGGGCTACGCCGA GGTCATCAACGCTGGCAAGAGCCGGCACAATGAGGACCAGGCTTGCTGTGAAGTGGTGTATGTGGAAGGTCGGAGGAGTGTTTCAGGGGCACCGAGGGAGCCTAGCCGAGGCCAG GGACTCTGCTTCTACTACTGGGGCCTGTTTGATGGGCACGCAGGGGGCAGAGCTGCCGAAATGGCCTCTAGGCTCCTGCATCGCCACATTCGGGAGCAGCTAAAGGACCTGGTGGAGATACTCCAGGACCCCTCGCCACCTCCCCTCTGCCTCCCGTCCACCCCGGGGGCTCCAGGTTCCTCTGATTCCTCTCACTTGGTTGGTCCTCAGTCCTGCTGGTCTTCGCAGAAGGAAGTGACTCATGAGAGCCTGGTAGTGGGTGCCATTGAGAATGCCTTCCAGCTCATG GATGAGCAGATGGCCCGGGAGCGGCGTGGCCACCAAGTGGAGGGGGGCTGCTGTGCACTGGTTGTGGTCTACTTGCTAGGCAAGGT AGCCATCATTGTCCGGAATGGAGAAATCATTCCAATGTCACGGGAGTTCACCCCGGAGACTGAGCGCCAGCGTCTTCAGACGCTT GGCTTCCTGAAACCAGAGCTGCTGGGTGGTGAATTCACCCACCTTGAGTTCCCCCGCAGAGTTCAGCCTAAGGAGCTGGGGCAGAGGATGCTGTACCGGGACCAGAACATGACTGGCTG ggcctACAAAAAGATCGAGCTGGAGGATCTCAGGTTTCCTCTGGTCTGTGGGGAGGGCAAAAAG GCTCGAATGATGGCCACCATTGGGGTGACCCGGGGCTTGGGAGACCACAACCTCAGGGTCTGCAGTTCTACCCTGCCCATcaagcccttcctctcctctttccctgag GTACGAGTGTATGACCTGACGCAGTATGAGCACTGCCCAGATGACGTGCTAGTCCTGGGAACAGATGGGCTGTGGGATGTCACCAGTGACTGTGAGGTAGCTGCCACTGTGGACAGGGTGCTGTCAGCCTATGAGCCCAATGACCCCAGCAG GTACACAGCTCTGGCCCAAGCTCTGGTCCTGGGGGCCCGGGGCACCCCCCGGGACCGTGGTTGGCGTCTCCCCAACAACAAGCTGGGTTCCGGGGATGACATCTCGGTCTTCGTCATCCCCCTGGGAGGGCCAGGCAGCTACTCCTGA
- the PPM1J gene encoding protein phosphatase 1J isoform X3: MLNRVRSAVAHLVSSGGAPPPRPKSPDLPNSTSAPPAAPPQAPRSPPARAGSGSAAPAKTVEARASFSRPTFLQLSPGGLRRADDHAGRAVQSPPDTGRRLPWSTGYAEVINAGKSRHNEDQACCEVVYVEGRRSVSGAPREPSRGQGLCFYYWGLFDGHAGGRAAEMASRLLHRHIREQLKDLVEILQDPSPPPLCLPSTPGAPGSSDSSHLVGPQSCWSSQKEVTHESLVVGAIENAFQLMDEQMARERRGHQVEGGCCALVVVYLLGKVYVANAGDSRAIIVRNGEIIPMSREFTPETERQRLQTLGFLKPELLGGEFTHLEFPRRVQPKELGQRMLYRDQNMTGWAYKKIELEDLRFPLVCGEGKKARMMATIGVTRGLGDHNLRVCSSTLPIKPFLSSFPEVRVYDLTQYEHCPDDVLVLGTDGLWDVTSDCEVAATVDRVLSAYEPNDPSRYTALAQALVLGARGTPRDRGWRLPNNKLGSGDDISVFVIPLGGPGSYS, translated from the exons ATGCTAAACCGGGTGCGCTCGGCCGTGGCGCACCTGGTGAGCTCTGGGGGCGCCCCGCCTCCGCGCCCCAAGTCGCCGGACCTGCCCAACTCGACCTCGGCGCCACCCGCCGCCCCTCCACAAGCTCCCAGAAGCCCTCCGGCTAGGGCTGGGAGCGGGAGTGCGGCGCCCGCGAAGACAGTAGAGGCTCGAGCAAGCTTCTCCCGACCGACCTTTCTGCAGCTGAGCCCTGGGGGCCTGCGACGCGCCGATGACCACGCTGGCCGGGCTGTGCAAAGCCCCCCGGACACCGGCCGTCGCCTGCCTTGGAGCACGGGCTACGCCGA GGTCATCAACGCTGGCAAGAGCCGGCACAATGAGGACCAGGCTTGCTGTGAAGTGGTGTATGTGGAAGGTCGGAGGAGTGTTTCAGGGGCACCGAGGGAGCCTAGCCGAGGCCAG GGACTCTGCTTCTACTACTGGGGCCTGTTTGATGGGCACGCAGGGGGCAGAGCTGCCGAAATGGCCTCTAGGCTCCTGCATCGCCACATTCGGGAGCAGCTAAAGGACCTGGTGGAGATACTCCAGGACCCCTCGCCACCTCCCCTCTGCCTCCCGTCCACCCCGGGGGCTCCAGGTTCCTCTGATTCCTCTCACTTGGTTGGTCCTCAGTCCTGCTGGTCTTCGCAGAAGGAAGTGACTCATGAGAGCCTGGTAGTGGGTGCCATTGAGAATGCCTTCCAGCTCATG GATGAGCAGATGGCCCGGGAGCGGCGTGGCCACCAAGTGGAGGGGGGCTGCTGTGCACTGGTTGTGGTCTACTTGCTAGGCAAGGTGTACGTAGCCAATGCAGGTGACAGCAG AGCCATCATTGTCCGGAATGGAGAAATCATTCCAATGTCACGGGAGTTCACCCCGGAGACTGAGCGCCAGCGTCTTCAGACGCTT GGCTTCCTGAAACCAGAGCTGCTGGGTGGTGAATTCACCCACCTTGAGTTCCCCCGCAGAGTTCAGCCTAAGGAGCTGGGGCAGAGGATGCTGTACCGGGACCAGAACATGACTGGCTG ggcctACAAAAAGATCGAGCTGGAGGATCTCAGGTTTCCTCTGGTCTGTGGGGAGGGCAAAAAG GCTCGAATGATGGCCACCATTGGGGTGACCCGGGGCTTGGGAGACCACAACCTCAGGGTCTGCAGTTCTACCCTGCCCATcaagcccttcctctcctctttccctgag GTACGAGTGTATGACCTGACGCAGTATGAGCACTGCCCAGATGACGTGCTAGTCCTGGGAACAGATGGGCTGTGGGATGTCACCAGTGACTGTGAGGTAGCTGCCACTGTGGACAGGGTGCTGTCAGCCTATGAGCCCAATGACCCCAGCAG GTACACAGCTCTGGCCCAAGCTCTGGTCCTGGGGGCCCGGGGCACCCCCCGGGACCGTGGTTGGCGTCTCCCCAACAACAAGCTGGGTTCCGGGGATGACATCTCGGTCTTCGTCATCCCCCTGGGAGGGCCAGGCAGCTACTCCTGA
- the PPM1J gene encoding protein phosphatase 1J isoform X6, whose amino-acid sequence MLNRVRSAVAHLVSSGGAPPPRPKSPDLPNSTSAPPAAPPQAPRSPPARAGSGSAAPAKTVEARASFSRPTFLQLSPGGLRRADDHAGRAVQSPPDTGRRLPWSTGYAEVINAGKSRHNEDQACCEVVYVEGRRSVSGAPREPSRGQGLCFYYWGLFDGHAGGRAAEMASRLLHRHIREQLKDLVEILQDPSPPPLCLPSTPGAPGSSDSSHLVGPQSCWSSQKEVTHESLVVGAIENAFQLMDEQMARERRGHQVEGGCCALVVVYLLGKVYVANAGDSRAIIVRNGEIIPMSREFTPETERQRLQTLVRVYDLTQYEHCPDDVLVLGTDGLWDVTSDCEVAATVDRVLSAYEPNDPSRYTALAQALVLGARGTPRDRGWRLPNNKLGSGDDISVFVIPLGGPGSYS is encoded by the exons ATGCTAAACCGGGTGCGCTCGGCCGTGGCGCACCTGGTGAGCTCTGGGGGCGCCCCGCCTCCGCGCCCCAAGTCGCCGGACCTGCCCAACTCGACCTCGGCGCCACCCGCCGCCCCTCCACAAGCTCCCAGAAGCCCTCCGGCTAGGGCTGGGAGCGGGAGTGCGGCGCCCGCGAAGACAGTAGAGGCTCGAGCAAGCTTCTCCCGACCGACCTTTCTGCAGCTGAGCCCTGGGGGCCTGCGACGCGCCGATGACCACGCTGGCCGGGCTGTGCAAAGCCCCCCGGACACCGGCCGTCGCCTGCCTTGGAGCACGGGCTACGCCGA GGTCATCAACGCTGGCAAGAGCCGGCACAATGAGGACCAGGCTTGCTGTGAAGTGGTGTATGTGGAAGGTCGGAGGAGTGTTTCAGGGGCACCGAGGGAGCCTAGCCGAGGCCAG GGACTCTGCTTCTACTACTGGGGCCTGTTTGATGGGCACGCAGGGGGCAGAGCTGCCGAAATGGCCTCTAGGCTCCTGCATCGCCACATTCGGGAGCAGCTAAAGGACCTGGTGGAGATACTCCAGGACCCCTCGCCACCTCCCCTCTGCCTCCCGTCCACCCCGGGGGCTCCAGGTTCCTCTGATTCCTCTCACTTGGTTGGTCCTCAGTCCTGCTGGTCTTCGCAGAAGGAAGTGACTCATGAGAGCCTGGTAGTGGGTGCCATTGAGAATGCCTTCCAGCTCATG GATGAGCAGATGGCCCGGGAGCGGCGTGGCCACCAAGTGGAGGGGGGCTGCTGTGCACTGGTTGTGGTCTACTTGCTAGGCAAGGTGTACGTAGCCAATGCAGGTGACAGCAG AGCCATCATTGTCCGGAATGGAGAAATCATTCCAATGTCACGGGAGTTCACCCCGGAGACTGAGCGCCAGCGTCTTCAGACGCTT GTACGAGTGTATGACCTGACGCAGTATGAGCACTGCCCAGATGACGTGCTAGTCCTGGGAACAGATGGGCTGTGGGATGTCACCAGTGACTGTGAGGTAGCTGCCACTGTGGACAGGGTGCTGTCAGCCTATGAGCCCAATGACCCCAGCAG GTACACAGCTCTGGCCCAAGCTCTGGTCCTGGGGGCCCGGGGCACCCCCCGGGACCGTGGTTGGCGTCTCCCCAACAACAAGCTGGGTTCCGGGGATGACATCTCGGTCTTCGTCATCCCCCTGGGAGGGCCAGGCAGCTACTCCTGA